A single region of the Elgaria multicarinata webbii isolate HBS135686 ecotype San Diego chromosome 14, rElgMul1.1.pri, whole genome shotgun sequence genome encodes:
- the CEBPG gene encoding CCAAT/enhancer-binding protein gamma, which yields MSKTSQQNTTAESNGVSVIYTQAHTSGLQQVPQLVPVSPGGGGKATPPSKQGKKNSIVDRNSDEYRQRRERNNMAVKKSRLKSKQKAQDTLQRVNQLKEENERLEAKIKLLTKELSVLKDLFLEHAHNFTDNVQPLGTENTATNSDGSGQ from the coding sequence ATGAGCAAGACATCACAGCAGAACACAACTGCAGAATCCAATGGAGTAAGTGTCATCTACACCCAAGCACACACCAGTGGGTTGCAACAGGTTCCTCAGCTGGTACCTGTTAGTCCTGGAGGTGGAGGCAAAGCTACACCTCCCAGTAAGCAGGGCAAGAAGAATTCCATCGTGGATAGAAACAGCGATGAATACCGCCAGCGCAGGGAGCGCAACAACATGGCGGTGAAAAAGAGCCGCTTGAAAAGCAAGCAGAAGGCTCAGGATACGTTGCAGAGGGTCAACCAGCTGAAAGAAGAAAATGAACGCTTGGAGGCCAAGATCAAACTGCTTACTAAGGAGCTGAGTGTACTCAAAGACTTGTTTCTTGAACATGCTCACAACTTCACAGACAATGTGCAACCTCTTGGCACAGAAAACACGGCGACAAATTCAGATGGCTCTGGACAGTAG